One window of the Lytechinus pictus isolate F3 Inbred chromosome 5, Lp3.0, whole genome shotgun sequence genome contains the following:
- the LOC129261468 gene encoding deoxycytidylate deaminase-like, with protein sequence MAVAFLSAQRSKDPNSQVGACIVNEEKKIVGIGYNGMPNGCHDDALPWSRESEDWLETKYPYVCHAELNAIMNKNSADVKGCTMYVALFPCNECAKVIIQSGIKKVIFLSDKYHENDTMTASRRMLDYAGVTYSKFTPSKQTVTIDFYTLDPQARPKDENKKEEQP encoded by the exons ATGGCGGTAGCGTTTTTGTCTGCCCAGCGGAGCAAGGACCCAAATTCTCAG GTTGGTGCTTGTATCGTTAATGAAGAGAAAAAGATCGTTGGTATTGGCTACAATGGGATGCCCAATGGTTGCCATGACGATGCATTACCATGGAGTAGAGAAAGCGAGGACTGGCTGGAGACTAAGTATCCTTATG tttgccaCGCCGAGCTGAACGCCATCATGAACAAGAACTCTGCGGATGTGAAGGGATGTACTATGTATGTAGCTCTCTTTCCCTGCAACGAGTGTGCTAAGGTCATTATCCAGTCGGGGATCAAGAAGGTCATCTTCCTCTCCGATAAGTACCACGAGAACGACACGATGACGGCTTCAAGGAGAATGCTGGATTATGCTGGAGTAACTTACAG TAAATTCACACCATCTAAGCAAACAGTCACGATAGATTTCTACACATTGGATCCACAAGCAAGACCCAAAGAcgagaacaaaaaagaagagcAACCCTAA
- the LOC129260177 gene encoding monocarboxylate transporter 14-like — protein MGVFILPIITNVLLEAYGPHNALLVLGGLCLNMLPFGLVFKLPEEIQKRRPAPACEHLLEVADTERCDRRKIPENTEYFPTSKKRHTDPNTEAHGVQNWTTLPLPCDIFGTFTLTSFSIFIVHFAISVGIPETNAVFVGTMGGVGGLFARVSGTVILHFHPTWVLGQYVALSSLTSLMLFLQPLRASYTYLLVCSFFLGFGLYGGVCLIEALVSIVVKPEVFPTTISISYLFKGVGSVLAAYSSGLLYDITQSNEIVFYILGVLQAITVGIIIILLVTRKRLANSTNKEI, from the exons ATGGGGGTTTTCATCTTGCCAATCATAACGAATGTCCTGCTCGAAGCCTACGGACCACACAACGCCCTTCTCGTTTTAGGCGGTCTTTGCCTTAACATGTTACCATTTGGTCTGGTCTTCAAATTGCCAGAGGAAATTCAAAAGAGACGACCTGCGCCGGCTTGTGAGCATCTCTTGGAGGTTGCGGATACTGAAAGATGCGATAGAAGGAAAATACCTGAAAACACTGAATATTTCCCCACCTCGAAAAAGAGACACACAGATCCAAATACTGAAGCCCATGG tgtccaaaactgGACAACTCTCCCCTTGCCATGTGACATCTTTGGTACCTTCACTTTAACCAGCTTCAGCATATTCATTGTACATTTTGCCATCTCTGTCGGAATCCCTGAAACCAATGCGGTCTTTGTTGGAACTATGGGAGGTGTCGGAGGCCTGTTTGCCAGGGTGTCAGGCACTGTTATCTTACACTTTCATCCAACCTGGGTGTtag GTCAATACGTAGCACTCAGCTCTCTGACATCGCTGATGCTGTTTCTTCAACCCTTGAGGGCGTCGTACACCTACCTCCTTGTCTGTTCCTTCTTCTTGGGCTTTGGTCTTTATGGTGGCGTTTGCCTCATTGAAGCACTGGTGTCCATCGTCGTCAAGCCAGAAGTCTTTCCCACAACGATTTCTATCTCGTATCTTTTCAAAGGCGTCGGTTCTGTCCTGGCTGCTTATAGTTCAG GTTTGCTGTACGATATAACTCAATCGAATGAGATAGTCTTTTATATTCTCGGTGTCTTACAAGCGATTACTGtcggcatcatcatcatactccTAGTCACCAGGAAGCGATTGGCAAATAGCACCAACAAAGAGATATGA